Part of the Listeria innocua genome is shown below.
GTAAGTTTGCTTCTTCTAAAAGTTGTTTGACGACGCGACGTTTTTCTTCTGGGACTGTAAAAATGACCGAATCAGTTGATATATTAATAAAATCTAGGCTAATTCCTGCATCTGCTAATATTTTAAAAGTCTGTTGTTGCGCCTTTACAGTATCGGTTTTCACAAAAATTTGCGTTAAATTTGTAACGTGTGCAACTCCTGTTACCATTCGTTCTTTTACATCGAAATGACCGGAATCATCCGCTAAAGATGTGACAAGTGTTCCTGTGCTTTCTAAGTAAGTCGAACGGATACGCATTGGTACTTTAGCAGTCATCGCTATTTCTACTGCGCGCGGATGAATGACTTTTGCTCCTTGGTAAGCCATATTACTAACTTCATTATAACTTACTCGTGGAAGTGAACGCGCATGTTCGACAATGCGTGGATCTGCCGTCATCATACCGTCTACGTCAGTGAAAATATCAATATAGTCTGCTTGTAAAGATACACCAAGAGCTGCAGCAGAAGTATCACTGCCACCGCGACCAAGTGTTGTTATATCCCCGTTTTCAGTGATTCCTTGAAAACCAGCAACAACAGCTACATCAAGTGTTTCAAGCGCTTTTTTTAGGCGCTTTGTATCGACTTCGGTGATTTTTGCATTTAAGTGATTATTAGATGTAATAATACCTGCTTGACCACCTGAAAATGCTTCTGCTTTAATGTCTGCCTCTCTTAACATATTAGTAAAGACAGAAGCAGATATAGTTTCTCCAACAGACAGCAATGTATCTTGCTCTCTAGCAGTTAGTTTAGTATCTTTTGCTCCTATAAGTTCTAAAAGTGTGTCGGTTGCATATGGATCCCCGTAACGACCAATTGCGGACACAACAACTACAACTTTATAGCCGTCTTTAAGGGCATTTTTTATATGGTTAAAAGCCATTAGACGAATTTTTTCATTTTGGACGGATGTGCCGCCGAATTTTTGTACTATGATTTTCATTACTTACACCTCTAAATAATCGCTAGTTTGACTAAGCTTTCAGCAATTTGAATCGAATTCCATGCAGCGCCTTTAAGTAGGTTGTCGGATACAATCCACATATGGAAGCCTTTAGAATCATCAATGTCAGCGCGAACGCGACCAACAAACACTTCTTTTTTACCAGCAGCTTGAATGGCTTGCGGATAAATTTGATTTGCCGGATCATCTTCAAGAACGACACCAGGAGCTGTTTTTAATGCATTTTGAATATCTTTTGCACTTACTCCCTCTTGTTCTATTTCAACGTAAACACTTTCTGAATGTCCACTAACAACTGGAATTCGAACGCATGTAGCAGAAACTTTAATAGTATCGTCTTCCATGATTTTTTTCGTTTCATTGATCATTTTCATTTCTTCGTATGTATAATCATTGTCCGTGAAAACGTCAATTTGTGGTAAGGCATTGAATGCAATTGGATAGTGCTTTTTATCGCCTTTTACTGGCATGATTTCTGGCGTGAATTCTTTGTTATCTAAAAGAGCTCTGCTGCCGTCTTTAAGTTCTTGAATAGCACTTACTCCGGAGCCAGACACAGCTTGATAAGTAGAAACAATAATTCGATTTAAACCATAAGCTTCTCGAATCGGTTCGAGTGCTGCTACCATTTGAATTGTAGAGCAGTTAGGGTTAGCAATAATACCTTTATGTGAGAATAGCGCTTTTTCGTTTACTTCTGGAACAACAAGCGGCACTTCAGGATCCATGCGATATGCGCTCGTATTATCAATTACAATGGCTCCACGTTTTACAGCTTCTTTTGCAAGTGCTTTAGAAACGGAACCTCCAGCACTAAATAAGGCAATATCTACGCCTTCAAAGCTCTCAGGTGTAGCTTCTTGAATAGTTACCTCTTCCCCACGGAAGGATAATTTTTTTCCAGCAGAACGAATAGAAGACAAGAACGAAACTTGCTTTATCTTGAAAGTCGCCGCCTCTTCTAGTAATTCAATCATTTGGGTACCAACTGCACCAGTAGCACCTACAACTGCGACATGATAGCTTTTTGTCATAGTTTACAATTCCTCCTTCAATTTAATCCTCGTATCTCTGCTTTAAAACAGAAATCTGGTTAATTTTACACTTACTTTATCATACCATAAACAAAGCCATTTCGCAGTTTTTTATCTATATTAGTCACCATTTTTTTAATTGTTTGTCAGTTTGAAATGTAAAAAACCACTTTCACAAGAATGAAAGTGGTTTTTTGATTAATTTTCGGTTTGTTCAGATTGTGCTTTTGCAGCTGCTTCTTTATTGTTAATTGGTTGTTCAACTTTAGAAGCATCTTTATTGGATTCAGCACGTTCTTTTTTCAGTTCGAAATATTTATCGAAAACTTCTTTAGAAATCTTCATATTTGTTTTTTGGTCTGTACCATATGGACGATAAATCCAAGGTACTACTACAGAAATCGCTATTTCTGGTTTTTTAACTGGTGCATAACCGACAAATGTTGTATTCCAAACACTGGCCATTTTGTTACCTTCTTTTGGTCCATCATAGAAGGCATCAGCTGTTCCTGTTTTACCTGCAACGTCATAATCACTCGATGTAAAGACTGTTCTAGCTGTACCAGTTGAGCCATGAGTTACTTCATAAAAACCTTTTTGGACTGTTTTGATGTCATTATCTGAAACGCCGATTTTGTTTAAAACTTTTGGTTCATTAGCGGTTGCAAGAGTTCCAACAGAATCACCATTTGTACTAGGATTGCGGATTTCTTTTACCATACTTGGTGCAATTCTAGATCCTCCATTTGCGATTGTTGAAACGTATTGCGCCATTTGAAGCGGTGTATAAGAATCATACTGACCGATGGCGAAATCGAGAATTTTACCAATTGTTTGGTCGTCCCCTTTGTAGCCAACTTGTTCTCCAGGAAGATCAATACCTGTTTTAACGCCTAAACCAAATTGATTGTAATAATAACGCATATCATCAAATGTACTTAGTGGAGCTCTTAGTGGACCATTTGGAACATACTTAGCGCCACCCATCTTCATTGCCACTTGATACATATATGAGTTAGATGAGATTTCTAGTGCGCCAACTGGATCCAGTGGTCGGTTACCTGCTCCGGTTCTATTAAACCAAGAACTTTTCGGTTTGGTTCCTTTTAATGCAATTGGTTGGTCGGTGAAGACCGTTTTGTTTGAAATTGCGCCGTCCATGATGCCCCCAAGAATTGTGGAACCTTTGACAGCGGAACCCATCGCATAAGCAGTGGTGAATGTTCCTAAGGAGTAGTCATCAAACTCGCCTTTGTCATTTAGTTTTTGACCAGCAAGTGCTAGAACTTCTCCAGAATATGGGTCCATTGCGACTACAAATGCACGATCAAATAAGTCAGAACCAGCATATTGTTTACCTTGTTTAATATTTTTACGTAAAATATCTTCCACGGCTTTCTGGAATTCTACATCTACGGAAAGAACTAAGTCTTTTCCTTTTGATCCTTCATACTTACTTACTGTTTCGATTATATTTCCTTTAGAGTCAAGTACGCTCTCAGATTGGGATTTTGAACCAGCTAGAACGCTTTCGTATTGGGCTTCTAAATAACTTTTACCAACACGGTCATTTCGGCTATATCCTTGAGACAAGTAGTACTCAGCTTTATCTTTTGGTAGACCTTCTTTTGCTGTCGAAACAGAACCTAAAATAGAACGTAATGTTTCGTCATAAGTGTAATAGCGATTCCAGTCTGTCGTTGTATCAACTCCTGGTAAGCTATCCATGTTTTCACTAACACGGGCAATTTCTTCATCTGTTACATCTTTATTCTTAATAACGGACTCAGTCATTGCGTATCCTGTTGTCATTTTTTTATAAATTGTTGCTACTTTTAAATCTTCTGTAGTTAGTTTAGCTATATCATCGTTCGTTACTTTTTCAACTTGGATTTTATAAGCTTTAGAAGATTCTAGCGCTTGTTCTTTTGCAGATAGACGATTTAAAGACTCGGTTTGATGTGTCAAAATCCAATAATCTTTCAAATCGCGATCGGTTAGTTTCTCTGGTTCAATTGTAATTAATTTTTGTAAAGTTTGAGCTACGTGAAGTGTTTCTGAAGTTTCTGTTTGTTGGCTTCTTGTGTAGGTAATCGATTTGACTGCTGAATTACCAACTAATAAGTTGTAGTTTCGGTCATAAATACTGCCACGTGGAACATTCTTAGAAACGGTCACATTATCTGTTTCTTCTAATTGACGTTTGTACGTATCCCCTTGCACGATTTGAACAATACCAAGTCGTAAAATTAATACGGAGAATAATATAAAAATTATAAAGAATAGAATATTTAAACGTAGTGGAATGATGGCGCGTTTCTTCTTAGTGGAATCTTTTTTCTTTTTTCTAAAATTTAGTTTCACGCAAAGTTACCTCACTTTTCAATAATAC
Proteins encoded:
- the dapG gene encoding aspartate kinase, with the protein product MKIIVQKFGGTSVQNEKIRLMAFNHIKNALKDGYKVVVVVSAIGRYGDPYATDTLLELIGAKDTKLTAREQDTLLSVGETISASVFTNMLREADIKAEAFSGGQAGIITSNNHLNAKITEVDTKRLKKALETLDVAVVAGFQGITENGDITTLGRGGSDTSAAALGVSLQADYIDIFTDVDGMMTADPRIVEHARSLPRVSYNEVSNMAYQGAKVIHPRAVEIAMTAKVPMRIRSTYLESTGTLVTSLADDSGHFDVKERMVTGVAHVTNLTQIFVKTDTVKAQQQTFKILADAGISLDFINISTDSVIFTVPEEKRRVVKQLLEEANLQTTVREDCAKVSIVGAGITGVPGVTAKIVGALSEKNIPILQSADSHTTIWVLVREEDLISAVNALHDVFCLEIK
- a CDS encoding aspartate-semialdehyde dehydrogenase, which translates into the protein MTKSYHVAVVGATGAVGTQMIELLEEAATFKIKQVSFLSSIRSAGKKLSFRGEEVTIQEATPESFEGVDIALFSAGGSVSKALAKEAVKRGAIVIDNTSAYRMDPEVPLVVPEVNEKALFSHKGIIANPNCSTIQMVAALEPIREAYGLNRIIVSTYQAVSGSGVSAIQELKDGSRALLDNKEFTPEIMPVKGDKKHYPIAFNALPQIDVFTDNDYTYEEMKMINETKKIMEDDTIKVSATCVRIPVVSGHSESVYVEIEQEGVSAKDIQNALKTAPGVVLEDDPANQIYPQAIQAAGKKEVFVGRVRADIDDSKGFHMWIVSDNLLKGAAWNSIQIAESLVKLAII
- a CDS encoding peptidoglycan D,D-transpeptidase FtsI family protein; translated protein: MKLNFRKKKKDSTKKKRAIIPLRLNILFFIIFILFSVLILRLGIVQIVQGDTYKRQLEETDNVTVSKNVPRGSIYDRNYNLLVGNSAVKSITYTRSQQTETSETLHVAQTLQKLITIEPEKLTDRDLKDYWILTHQTESLNRLSAKEQALESSKAYKIQVEKVTNDDIAKLTTEDLKVATIYKKMTTGYAMTESVIKNKDVTDEEIARVSENMDSLPGVDTTTDWNRYYTYDETLRSILGSVSTAKEGLPKDKAEYYLSQGYSRNDRVGKSYLEAQYESVLAGSKSQSESVLDSKGNIIETVSKYEGSKGKDLVLSVDVEFQKAVEDILRKNIKQGKQYAGSDLFDRAFVVAMDPYSGEVLALAGQKLNDKGEFDDYSLGTFTTAYAMGSAVKGSTILGGIMDGAISNKTVFTDQPIALKGTKPKSSWFNRTGAGNRPLDPVGALEISSNSYMYQVAMKMGGAKYVPNGPLRAPLSTFDDMRYYYNQFGLGVKTGIDLPGEQVGYKGDDQTIGKILDFAIGQYDSYTPLQMAQYVSTIANGGSRIAPSMVKEIRNPSTNGDSVGTLATANEPKVLNKIGVSDNDIKTVQKGFYEVTHGSTGTARTVFTSSDYDVAGKTGTADAFYDGPKEGNKMASVWNTTFVGYAPVKKPEIAISVVVPWIYRPYGTDQKTNMKISKEVFDKYFELKKERAESNKDASKVEQPINNKEAAAKAQSEQTEN